The DNA sequence gtcagatgcattaatcttgcatcttctttcttTACCTTCCGAAGCTCGTAGACGGCACATTAATCGATGATGGCCTGGAgccgcgcctcgtaatgcatgtctgagatgcgacctctaaaagatttggccgacaaccacatatatatcaaggaaccacatgcagcttaattatcaactactactactctaactactacaactactactacactaactactactaccactactaataccactactacaactactaactactaactactactaataccactactacaactactaactactactaacactactacaactactactctAACTAATACACTAGGTCTGCAGATGCATGCATGGTACACTAGATCAATATAGGTTGATCCCTATGCGTACCTTGCACATCATATAACATATTCATTCTGATTCACATCGGTAAAAGAAAAAAAGACAGAACTAAACGAAAATGATAGGGCGGCAGGAACAGAAACAGTGTACTCCTACCTAGCTATGACGAATACACAGTTGAGTGGGGTATGTAAGTGAATTGGTATGGTTTTCAGCTGTACTATTTCTTATTTTCCTGGCACACAGAAAGTTGATGAAATATGTTTATTGATGAAAATGCATATTTCTGAATATTATTAAAGTTTTTAGCTTCCTGAAATGATATGGGGGCTAGATACGATCCAAATATGTTTATTGATGAAAATGCGCTAATTGCTAATAGATGGGCTAATTTTTAGCTAAACCTTTAACCAGTTGTTAGCTAACTCTAGCTCTAGCTGATCCGAGAGTATGCCCTGTATCAGTTACGATACCTGCATTTCATCAGGAGCAGTTTTCTTTTTATGTGGAAACTAATACATTTATGGACCCTACATTTATTCATTTGCAGATACCAGTCTGAAGCCCTGCTgccacaccataaagtaatttcCCTGCTCTGATTGCACCATCTATAACCCAAAACGTTCATGTATCAATGCTAATGTGCTGCGTTCCTGTTTCCTGCACGTTCTTCACTGTCCACTGCCCCAGTGCGGGAGAGAGACGCCTGCTGGGAGTACTGCGACAAGCTGGATGGAAACAAGGTCAGGTGCAGGTTCTGTCACAAGGTTCTCAACGGCGGCATCAGCAGGCTCAAGTTCCACCTGTCCCAGATCCCCAGCAAAGGGGTGAACCCTTGCACCAAGGTGAAGGAAGACGTCATTGACAAGGTGAAGGCCATCATCTCGGCCCAGGAAGAGTACAAGGAGTTCCAGCTTCTCAAGAGGCAGCGTGTAGCCGAACTAAAGCAAGAGGTCATCTTTGGATTAAGGTTTCAGAAACCGTTTGGCATAAACCAACACAGTAGGAAAGGAACACCACAAACCTTAAATCTCCCAACAAATAGTGCAACAAACACTAATCAAAATACAGGGGGAAAAATCCTTAGATCCAGCTATCCAAAGAGCAGAAAATTAACACACACACTGGATCAATGAGCGTCACTAACACATTTCTATGATTGAAAAATATTTTCCTGGTCCTTTAATTCAAAAAAACACACTGTTGTATACTGACATAGTTCTTGCCATAATCAGGTTCTTGCAGAAGTTTTCAAATCAATCTTACTCTTAGTATAGCTATGATCGTACCAAAGTAAATCTTGGTTTATGGGGGGACAACAAATAGGAAAGCAGTACGAGGTCTATGTCAACTACTTTGAAGACCATAATTAGTAAACTGGAGCTAAATTATTTATCATATCATAGCATTTAACATGTAGGAGTAACATACAACTAGAAACACAAAACTCAACTCCTAAGCTAGATTCATCAAGTTCAGTTATGGAAATATTAGGTAAGAACAAGGATGAAGTCATAAAACAATGATGAGAAAGCATCAGTTGTTAATGTTATAAGTAGGCGTTCCTCCAAGATCAAAGGCACGAACAGCTCATATTCTCATAATCTGATATCAAAATGTTCATTGTGGAAATCGTCAATGCGTATAATCTGAACGCACAGAAATCGGAAGGAGTACAGGGGAAAAAACACCACCCTAATACAGTGGCTAGCATTTTCAGGTTCTTGCCTCTGACAGTCTATTGTTCCACCTCCACCCCTCCTGACTCCTAAGGCGCACTCACCCCAGTTCATGCAGTGTGGGGAACTGGGGTTATCCATGGCGACCAAATTCCACAACAGAGGAAGAAAGAATAATCCATTACAAGGAAACGCGGTAATAGCTGTACCACGGTTAGGTGCGGGAGGGGGATGGTTTCAGCCTCCAGCAGCCGGGGGTTCGCGCAGGCCGCGACGGAAGAACAAGGCACCAGACCGCCGCAGTCGCTTAGGGAAAAAGGAGGAGTGAGGAAGAGTACTGACTCGGTGCCCTTCTGGCGGAGGATGCAGAACTGCTTGGGGGAGAGGACGGCGCGCCACTCCTCCTCGCTCCTCTGCTTGTGGGGGCGGGACGAATGACTGCGTCGTTGGCGTGCGGGGGCAAGACGCCGGCGGCCGTGCATGGCGGGGCTGGGGCGGGCCGGCGGCCGCCACCGGCGCGCGCGGGCGGACGTGGCGGGATGGGGCGGGCTGgccgggctgcggcggcggcgaggctcgggcggagcggcggcggcagcgcgcgcaGCCGGGCGTGGCGGGCTGCGGCGGGGCTGCGGTCGAAACGGTTCACCTTGCGGGGCTTGCGGGGCTGCGCCGAAATGGTTAAGTGGTGAagccactttgccgagagccagatctgggaggctctcggcaaaccttccccctttgccgagagcccccatatccggctctcggtaaagttattttttttccaaatttcgttcgaattttttaactagctaactgcacaaaaaaatattaaaaaaataaaaattattatttgccgagagtagctctcggcaaactgaacaaaaaatgatatttctaaaaaaaaaattaaatctcgagagcagctctcggcaaacctcttcgccgagagccagctctcggcaaaccattgatccaggccaggtaaaaaaaagaaatctgcgCCAAGAGCGGGCCTAGTTGCTCTTGACAAAGAGCCTTTGTCGAGAGCAATTCCCTgaagctctcggcaaataatatccaaaaaaaaattaataaacagCAAATAGCTCTGAAAAAATACGAAATTTTGCCGtgttacaacttatgctctctaatggctatacaaaaagtttggaactccagaactaattcgaccgtgacattgtttgaaaatcctaatggatcattctcaactttatgaaacttattcggagatgtctcagattgtaagaatcatacgcaaccacttgtgcgaaacattttcaattttttaccacagcctccaagtgtgataccatggcttcattgcaaatatcacaattttccgacttcgtttccttttttaagaatttttaaatcgttGGGTGACATATGTTCGTGGTCTTCGATTCGTAAAATGAAAGGTGAAAAAAACAtcaacaagatgttatttgccctcaataatgcataaatagcatgaatatcattttctacttaattttttcccgtgtttaaatcaatcgctgttcaaattttaatcgattaaaaaacctccttgaaatgcaattaattaattatatatagcaaataattacaaaaatacacaaaattttaatattgagtacaacctgtagtatgtctatagagaaaaaaagtttggagcatatgaaagaaaaaataatttatttggagagagttaggagaagagaaacacatgcacatgaaatatagaaaccacctttgccgagagcctgggaggggctctcggcaaatatttgccgagagcggcgctcggcaaagaggtttgccgagagcagtaacggaggggctctcggcaaagcggtgatGTCGTCAGGGCAAGTCACGGCTATGGgcccgcggcaatgttttgccgagagcctgatttTGCCGAGAGCGCGGCCTACGGCAAAGGACTGTTTTGCCGACGGGTATTTTTTGCCgagcgcggctctcggcaaaacggCCCACCTCGCCGAGAGCTGTTGCTTGTCGAGAGGCAGGCCCACGACGATCCTGTCAGTTGCCGACGGCTggtgtttgccgagagccgctctCGGCAAACGTTTTCTTTGTCGAGAGCCCGcgtttttgctctcggcaaaaatcTAGGATCTCGGCAAAGGACGTTTTCCGGTAGTGAATGCAACCAACCATCACCAAAATCACCtagatttaggccctgtttggtagggcttcacttcactagtgaaaatatttttttttgcttcagttCCACGgacagttccaccggtggagctgaagcggttttggtaaaccgtttggcaaaatggcttccctgcgagagcatgtttttaggggcctggaggaggagccgggagaagccatttttttttggctccatcccaccccaaatcactgttagaacatgtttttaggggcttcataagtgaagctattttattttaccccgtttggtagaaaacggctccaaacagCTCCTAAAGCTGGTGGAGAAGCCATGCCAAACGAGCCTTATTATCCATGTGCTTTTTCCGCTCCGTCCGGCCGTCGCGGCGGCAGGTTtgcacgtacgtacgtacgtccgTCGTCGATCATGGCGGCTCTCGCCCTGTCGTCTGCTGCGCGGCAGCTCTCGCGCTCCGCCTCCACCATCTTCATGCGCGAAGTGAGCGGCTCCCACAAGCTCACCATCGACGGCTACTCGGCGTCAAGGAAGCTCCCCCAAGCGTGGTGGGCACCGTCCCAGGCTTTCGAGGTGGCAGGCTACAGCTGGCGGATCTTGTACTTCCCCAATGGCCGCCGTCAGGAAGAAGGAGACGATGATTGCATCTCCTTGTACCTCGAGCTCGTCCATGGCGGGGCCAGCACCACCACCCCCCGCACACCGATCCCGTCCAGTTCAAGTTCAGCTTGCTCGATCAGGCCGGGGACCCGGTGCCCGGGTACAGCCGCTCGAAAGAACTATGCGCCTTCTGGCTGCACCCACCGAGTGGTCCGATCCCGACCGGATCAACGACTGCTCCGATCGGATTCGACGGCTTCGTCAAGTGGAAAGACTTGCACGAGTCCGGTGCCCTCAAGGACGACCGCTTCGCTATCAGGTGCGACATCACCGCTATCAGAGACTGGCACGGCTGGCTGCTGGCGGCGCGGAGCAGAATTCCGGTGCCCTCAAGTGGAAAGACTTGCACGAGGAAGCAGAACCACGGAGCGGACGACCGCTTCGCTATCAGGTGCGACATCACGTCCTTGAGGGCACCGGACGTCTCCTGTGGAAGCAGAAGCACGGAGCGGATGTGGTCATCGACGTCGCCGGGGAGACGTTCGACGCGCACGGCTGGCTGCTGGCGGCGCGGTCGCCGGTGCTGGAAGCAGAGCTGCTCGCGCTAACCAGCAGCACCAGAAGGAGAAGGAGGGTGCCGCCCGCCGCGTGATGAAGATCAAAGGCATGGAGCCGAAGGTTTTCAAGGCGATGCTCCACTTCGTGTACACCGACGCGCTTCCCCAGGAGCTGGAGCAGgacggcgacgacggcgacggcgtggAGATGGCGCGGGGACTGCTCGCGGCGGCGCACAGGTACAAGCTGGAGAGGCTGAAGCAGATGTGCGAGGAGGCGCTGTGCAGGCGCATCGACGTCGGCACGGTGGCGGCCACGTTGGTGGCCGCGGAGGAGCACCGGTGCCAGGCTCTCAAGGCAGCGTGCTTGGAATTCATGGCTCGCCCTGGGTGTATGAAGGCGGTCATGGAGACCCGTGGATTCGAGGAGATGAAAGCCACCTGCCTCCCTCTTCTCGTCGAGCTTCTCGTCAAGCAGTTGACTTGATGGAGTACGTATGCGTGCATGGCCTCATGTATATTAGataatatattattatatatacccAAGCAATGCTAGGTCTAGCTGGTTTATTTATTTTCGTTGCATCGTCATTCATATtagctattatatatatatttttgaggATCGTCCGTTGACGCGttagttattatattattatACTACAATTGTATGGAGTACGTGGACAATATAATGTGTTCACTAAGGTTAATGATTGGGTTTAGTGGTGGATGGATCAGCTGGATTTTCACCTCTCCCTCTCCGGAATGACGTTTGATGTATATGCGCTCACCTCTCCCTCTCGGGAATGATGTCATGTGCAACCATGCTAGGAGAACTAAGAATCTATTTTTCTAGATTCTTTCCGGTTTTAAGACTAACTACAAGAGACTCTATTTCCTTGAATAGACATTTTAATTAGTGAAAAAATATTATCCAATAGCTTCTTTAATTAGTTATCCCAATATATTAATCTTGTATTACCTGACGTACCATCACAACTCGGTTCCACGAGACGTTCCAAGAGCCGTTATCGTCGTTCAAGCGCGAGGCAATGCGGGAGCTCTTCCCCATGGTTGGTGCTCGCGGGAGGTGGGTGGCGGCGCAGGCGCCTTGAGCACGGATTCGTTCAACATCGCAAGCCCGTCGGGCGCACATTTAGTTTCTTAGTTAGGTACGACAGCGTGCGTTCCACCGCCTTGCGGTGCCTTGTGTTCGTGTTCAATCCCATCGCTTATGGCACCTTGCCGTGATGTGATGTTGGACGTGTAAACCTTCTAACTTCTTCTTAATCTTGTATTAATCTTGTATTACGGATTTGTcgctagccaaagaaagaaaacgataatgactctaTAGAGTGAACACAAGATACACAAAAATTATTAGAGAGTGAAAGCGAGATTTATACAAATGACTCTCTAAATGACGATTTAGAGTGAGTTTCAgtagaactcttggagatgctctaagccaTTGTACATGTAGATAGATACCTAAGAAAAGGAATCAGGAGGAGAGAAAGGTTGAGAGACCGGCGAAGAGAGGAATGTTAAGAGAATAAAGAAATCACTTCATTTGTTTCAGTTTGAGGATATGGGAACACAACATGAAAATTCGTGTGTTTTGCTTTGTTTGTTTATTTATGGGTCTCACATGTATGCATTTTTTTTATATCTAGATCCTATCCATTGCATGGATTTGTGCTAAAAAGTTCTCTAACATGGTGGCAACTGGCAAGAGAAAATTTTAGTGTCTCGCCGCTAGATTGTACATGCCCTTGGAGCACCCACAATCGTGTCATCCATTCATATGTCACTTCTGTGTGATGGTCCACTTAATNNNNNNNNNNNNNNNNNNNNNNNNNNNNNNNNNNNNNNNNNNNNNNNNNNNNNNNNNNNNNNNNNNNNNNNNNNNNNNNNNNNNNNNNNNNNNNNNNNNNNNNNNNNNNNNNNNNNNNNNNNNNNNNNNNNNNNNNNNNNNNNNNNNNNNNNNNNNNNNNNNNNNNNNNNNNNNNNNNNNNNNNNNNNNNNNNNNNNNNNNNNNNNNNNNNNNNNNNNNNNNNNNNNNNNNNNNNNNNNNNNNNNNNNNNNNNNNNNNNNNNNNNNNNNNNNNNNNNNNNNNNNNNNNNNNNNNNNNNNNNNNNNNNNNNNNNNNNNNNNNNNNNNNNNNNNNNNNNNNNNNNNNNNNNNNNNNNNNNNNNNNNNNNNNNNNNNNNNNNNNNNNNNNNNNNNNNNNNNNNNNNNNNNNNNNNNNNNNNNNNNNNNNNNNNNNNNNNNNNNNNNNNNNNNNNNNNNNNNNNNNNNNNNNNNNNNN is a window from the Miscanthus floridulus cultivar M001 unplaced genomic scaffold, ASM1932011v1 fs_687_4_5, whole genome shotgun sequence genome containing:
- the LOC136532691 gene encoding BTB/POZ and MATH domain-containing protein 1-like translates to MAALALSSAARQLSRSASTIFMREVSGSHKLTIDGYSASRKLPQAWWAPSQAFEVAGYSWRILYFPNGRRQEEGDDDCISLYLELVHGGASTTTPRTPIPSSSSSACSIRPGTRCPGTAARKNYAPSGCTHRVRLARLAAGGAEQNSGALKWKDLHEEAEPRSGRPLRYQVRHHVLEGTGRLLWKQKHGADVVIDVAGETFDAHGWLLAARSPVLEAELLALTSSTRRRRRVPPAA
- the LOC136532692 gene encoding BTB/POZ and MATH domain-containing protein 1-like, with the protein product MEPKVFKAMLHFVYTDALPQELEQDGDDGDGVEMARGLLAAAHRYKLERLKQMCEEALCRRIDVGTVAATLVAAEEHRCQALKAACLEFMARPGCMKAVMETRGFEEMKATCLPLLVELLVKQLT